Within Chlamydia pneumoniae TW-183, the genomic segment TTTCCTTGAGATTCGTAATAGTGCTGTAATGCCTTTAAGGTGTAAAAACATTGTCCTTTGTTATCAGAGGCTCCTCGGGCATAGAGATTGCCATTCTCTTCTCTAAGGATAAAGGGATCTCCCTTCCAACCATCAGATAGCTGTGCTGGCTGCACATCATAGTGGTTATAGAGCATAAGAGTAGGGCTAAGAGGATCTTCGCTTTTATAGGATGCATAGATGATAGGGGGATGCCCAGGCGTTTCCCAGAGCTCTACATCGAAAATCTTATTCACATGATCTACTAAAAAATGTGCACAATTTTCACAATCCTGAAGATGATCACTATCCGCAGATATCGAGGGGAAGCTTATAAATTTTGCAAACTCTTCCAGGAAATTTGCACTATTTATATCAAAATGTTTCGAATCTAGATTCATAGGTTTCCCAGAGCAGTTGTTGAAAATAATATCACAGTAACTTAACTTGTCTTTTGTCGAAAAGAAAATAAGAACATAGGGTTTAGCGTGCTTTTTAGCATGATTAAGCATGACAAATTAGGGATTCAGCCCTAACTAATCAGATGAGTTACAGAAAGTATGAAAGCTGGTGATACGTATAGAAATTTCATTATTAAGTCATGCAAAGATCTTCCTGAAATAGAAAGTAAGCTCCTTGAGGCGGAACATAAGCCGACAGGAGCTTCTATTATGATGATCGTCAACAACGATGAGGAAAACGTATTCAATATTTGCTTTAGAACATGCCCACAAACTTCTAACGGTGTTGCGCATGTTCTAGAGCATATGGTCCTTTGTGGTTCCGAGAACTACCCCGTGCGGGATCCCTTCTTTTCGATGACACGTCGTAGTCTGAATACCTTCATCAACGCGTTTACAGGTCCAGATTTTACATGCTATCCTGCAGCTTCTCAGATTCCTGAAGATTTTTATAATTTACTCAGCGTGTATATTGACGCCGTGTTTCATCCTTTGCTTACCAAGCAAAGTTTCCTTCAAGAGGCATGGAGATACGAATTCAATTCCGAGAATCATCTCTGTTATACAGGAGTAGTTTTCAATGAGATGAAAGGTGCGATGATGTCGGGAGAGGCACGGCTCTCTGAGGCTCTAAATGCAGCTATTTTCCCTTCTGTGACCTACGGCGTAAACTCAGGAGGAGAACCCAGAGAGATTGTAACTCTATCTCATGAAGACGTCCGAGCATTCCATCAAAGCCAGTATAGTATCAATCGATGCTTGTTTTACTTTTATGGAAATATCAAACCTTCCCGTCATTTAGATTTCTTGGAAGAAAAGCTACTCAGACAAGCTACAAAGCTAGAAAAGCAGGCAGTATCCGTACCTTTGCAAAAGCGGTTTAAGGAACCAGTAAGGAACATCTTAACGTATCCTGTCGATCATCAAGAAGAAGATAAGGTCCTTTTCGGAATTTCTTGGCTTACCTGTTCCATTTTAGAACAACAAGAACTTCTTGCGCTGCATGTGTTAGAAATTATCCTCATGGGTACAGATGCCTCTCCTTTAAAATCTCGATTGCTGAAATCAGGGTTCTGTAAGCAGACAGAAATGAGCATCGAGAATGATATCCGTGAAATCCCCATGACCTTGGTATGTAAAGGATGTTCTCCAGCAGGAGCCCAGAAATTAGAAGCTTTGATTTTCGCTTCTCTTGAAGAAATCATCCGCGAAGGGATATCAGAAAATATTGTAGAGGGAGCAGTTCATCAGTTAGAGTTATCTAGAAAAGAGATCACAGGATATTCTCTACCCTACGGGCTGTCTCTATTTTTCCGCTCCGGACTATTGAAACAGCACGGAGGCTCTGCCGAAGATGGCCTGAGAATCCATAGCCTCTTTTCTGAGCTCCGTAATTCGTTAAAAAATTCTGATTATCTTGCCAAGTTGATCCGCAAGTACTTCTTAGATAATCCACATTTTGCAAGAGTGATTTTACTTCCTGATACCGAACTTGTTGCTAAGGACAATAAAGATGAGCAGCAGCTTTTACTCAGTGTTAGTGAAAAACTCACAGACGAGAATAAAGAAAAAATTCAACAAAATGTACGAGAACTCACAGAATCTCAAGAACAAAAGGAAGATCTGAATGGTATTCTTCCTAACCTTGCTTTGGATAAAGTGCCCACGTCTGGGAAGGAATTTCCTTTAATTAAAGAGGGGCTGAGTCAAGGAGAAGTTCTTCATCACGAATGCTTCACGAATGATATTGTCTTCATAGATGTTGTCTTAGATATCCCTCCGCTATCTGGAGAAGAACTTCCTTGGTTGCGTTTGCTCGTATTTTTAATGTTGCAGCTGGGATGTGGAGGCAGGTCTTATAAAGAACATTTAGAGTTTTTGTTAGAACATACAGGTGGCGTGGACGTCTCTTATGATTTCTCTCCTCATGCAAATAAAAATAGTTTCCTCTCTCCATCGGTAAGTATCCGAGGCAAAGCTCTGTCATCGAAATCTGAGAAGCTCTGTGGTATTGTCAGCGATATGTTAACAAGCGTGGATTTCACGGATATTCCTAGGATTCGTGAGTTGCTGATGCAGCATAACGAAGCCTTGACCAATAGTGTGAGAAATAGTCCCATGAGCTATGCAGTGAGCATGGCCTGCTCTGGGAATTCTATAACAGGGGCGATGTCTTACTTGACTACAGGGCTTCCCTATGTGAAAAAAATTCGCGAACTCACAAAAAACTTTGATCAGAATATAGACGAAGCGGTTGTCATCCTACAACGATTATACACCAAGTGTTTCTCAGGGAAACGGCAAATTGTCATTAGTGGAAGCGCTCATAACTATCAGCAATTAAAAGATAATAAGTTTTACGGTCTTTTAGACTACCTGATTGTGATTCCCGAACCTTGGGAAAATCCAAGTATAAACTTATATGTAACCTCTCGGGGGTTGCATATTCCTGCACGTGCAGCATTCAATGCTCTTGCTTTCCCTATTGGCGATATAGCTTATGACCATCCTGATGCTGCAGCTCTAACAGTAGCAGCAGAGATCTTAGATAATGTGGTCTTGCATACTAAGATTCGAGAGCAAGGAGGAGCCTATGGCTCGGGAGCAGCTGCAAACCTATCACGAGGATCTTTCTATTGCTATAGTTATCGAGATCCAGAAATTGCAACTACCTACAAAACGTTTCTAAAGGGAGTGTCAGAGATTGCTTCTGGTAATTTCACTAAAGAAGATATCTATGAAGGAGCTCTTGGAGTTGTCCAAGGTTTGGATATGCCCGTAGCGCCAGGAAGCCGTGCTTCCGTAGCGTTTTATAGGCTAAAAAGTGGTAGGATTCCCGTGTTGCGCCAAGCATTCCGCCGTTCTGTCCTTGAAGTGACTAAAGAACACATTTGTATGGTTATGGATAAATATCTAGAGTCAACAGTTCAGGAGACAACTTTGATATCTTTTGCAGGGGAAGAGATGCTTCGTAATAATGTTCTTACTCTAGATAAAGATTTCCCCATAGTACCAGCAATTTGAGACTTAGTCTTGTTTTTCTAAAGACTCAATAACAGCTAAGTTCG encodes:
- a CDS encoding insulinase family protein; this translates as MKAGDTYRNFIIKSCKDLPEIESKLLEAEHKPTGASIMMIVNNDEENVFNICFRTCPQTSNGVAHVLEHMVLCGSENYPVRDPFFSMTRRSLNTFINAFTGPDFTCYPAASQIPEDFYNLLSVYIDAVFHPLLTKQSFLQEAWRYEFNSENHLCYTGVVFNEMKGAMMSGEARLSEALNAAIFPSVTYGVNSGGEPREIVTLSHEDVRAFHQSQYSINRCLFYFYGNIKPSRHLDFLEEKLLRQATKLEKQAVSVPLQKRFKEPVRNILTYPVDHQEEDKVLFGISWLTCSILEQQELLALHVLEIILMGTDASPLKSRLLKSGFCKQTEMSIENDIREIPMTLVCKGCSPAGAQKLEALIFASLEEIIREGISENIVEGAVHQLELSRKEITGYSLPYGLSLFFRSGLLKQHGGSAEDGLRIHSLFSELRNSLKNSDYLAKLIRKYFLDNPHFARVILLPDTELVAKDNKDEQQLLLSVSEKLTDENKEKIQQNVRELTESQEQKEDLNGILPNLALDKVPTSGKEFPLIKEGLSQGEVLHHECFTNDIVFIDVVLDIPPLSGEELPWLRLLVFLMLQLGCGGRSYKEHLEFLLEHTGGVDVSYDFSPHANKNSFLSPSVSIRGKALSSKSEKLCGIVSDMLTSVDFTDIPRIRELLMQHNEALTNSVRNSPMSYAVSMACSGNSITGAMSYLTTGLPYVKKIRELTKNFDQNIDEAVVILQRLYTKCFSGKRQIVISGSAHNYQQLKDNKFYGLLDYLIVIPEPWENPSINLYVTSRGLHIPARAAFNALAFPIGDIAYDHPDAAALTVAAEILDNVVLHTKIREQGGAYGSGAAANLSRGSFYCYSYRDPEIATTYKTFLKGVSEIASGNFTKEDIYEGALGVVQGLDMPVAPGSRASVAFYRLKSGRIPVLRQAFRRSVLEVTKEHICMVMDKYLESTVQETTLISFAGEEMLRNNVLTLDKDFPIVPAI